From the Megalops cyprinoides isolate fMegCyp1 chromosome 21, fMegCyp1.pri, whole genome shotgun sequence genome, one window contains:
- the naxe gene encoding NAD(P)H-hydrate epimerase: MLGVRALLGIGFLVTSRGGGVRGVCPLLSGASLPSKQCPRYQSSIMAQPIKHLGQEEAQRIDEELFTEYCFSVDQLMELAGLSCATAIAKAYPLNSLVKATPSVLVVCGPGNNGGDGLVCARHLKLFGYEPSIVYPKRPNKPLFKNLTVQCEKTDIPFLAEMPTEAEVIDEAYNLVVDAIFGFSFQGAVREPFGTILDTLRKATVPIASVDIPSGWDVEKGSSDGIQPDMLISLTAPKKSATHFRGRYHFLGGRFVPPALEKKYQLNLPQYPGTDCVYQLP; the protein is encoded by the exons ATGTTGGGGGTGCGGGCTCTGCTGGGGATCGGGTTCCTGGTGACATCTCGAGGAGGCGGGGTCAGAGGGGTGTGTCCGCTGCTAAGTGGCGCTAGCCTCCCTAGCAAGCAGTGTCCTAGATATCAGTCCTCTATCATGGCTCAACCAATCAAACACCTTGG gcaGGAGGAGGCCCAGCGCATAGATGAGGAGCTCTTCACAGAGTACTGTTTCAGTGTGGATCAGCTGATGGAGCTGGCTGGACTGAGCTGTGCCACTGCGATTGCCAAG GCCTACCCCCTGAACTCCTTGGTGAAAGCCACGCCCTCTGTGCTGGTGGTGTGTGGCCCAGGAAACAACGGAGGGGACGGCTTAGTCTGCGCCCGACACCTCAAGCTTTTT GGCTATGAGCCCAGCATTGTGTACCCCAAGCGGCCCAACAAGCCCCTGTTCAAGAACCTGACGGTCCAGTGTGAGAAAACGGACATCCCTTTCCTAGCAGAGATGCCCACTGAG GCAGAGGTGATTGATGAGGCATATAACCTGGTAGTGGACGCCATCTTTGGTTTCAGCTTCCAGGGTGCGGTGCGGGAGCCCTTTGGCACCATCCTGGATACCCTGAGAAAGGCCACTGTTCCCATCGCCAGCGTGGACATCCCCTCAG GTTGGGATGTGGAGAAGGGGAGCTCGGACGGAATCCAGCCCGACATGCTCATCTCCCTCACTGCCCCCAAGAAGTCGGCAACTCACTTCCGTGGGCGTTACCACTTCCTGGGAGGACGCTTCGTGCCCCCTGCCCTGGAGAAGAAATACCAGCTCAACTTGCCTCAGTACCCAGGCACCGACTGCGTTTACCAGCTGCCTTAG